The Kryptolebias marmoratus isolate JLee-2015 linkage group LG7, ASM164957v2, whole genome shotgun sequence region GCGTACGGTTCTATCGGGGTGAAATGGAGACGTGTTCCCACTTGTTCTTCACGCCACACGGTGCCATCTTTTGCAGTCTCTGTCGGCTCACTCCCCAACCGAGCTCTCTTTTTTGGTAAAGGAGAAGTGTCCTCATCTGCAAgataaacaattttaaattaactttttgtttggttctAAATAAGATAGTCAGGAAACGAAAATAGGTAGTTTGAGAAATCTAACCTGAAGACAGTTCAGAGTCCGAATCCGGTTGAAGCACTATGTCTTCTCCATCTGAGTCACAAGGGTCGGCGTTGCTCAGGATCAGCTCCAGTGCCTGTTGAGTGGTCCTCTGCATCTTGTTTCTTGTGAACAAATTAGGTGAAGCACTCACCTATTTATCCTCCACAGCACAAAAGGCTGCATGCAAATTTACATGTGCAAAGTCTCCCAGATCTGCCCAGCCCCCTCTAACGATTTCAATCTTTTATTtgagtgaaagagaaacaaaatgggGTCATGAAATGGGGAACAGCAACAATAGTGTAGCTTTCTCTCCAAATGAGGGAGTGAATAATTGTATGTGGGTGCTCTGATGAGACCATTTAGATTCTAAACTTACATCATGTCCTCTGTAGCTGCTGCGCTCAGACTGTCCCTCTGACTGCCTCTCACCTTATTCATGTCCCCCCCACAACAATGCAGCTGGGGGATGGGCAGACACACTCAGGAGCAGCTTACAATTTTTGCATGACCTTGTTTGAGATGGATCAACACAAttaatttggttattttttttctaaactgtcattttgaacccacttatcttttttttttaagaaaaacattacACAATTCTTTTAGAAAACTTTTGCATATTTCTTGAAACAGATTGTATGTTTTGCAAACTATATGTACATTTGGAAAAATGACCTGGATCATGCATCTCTCCCAAAACACTTAACGTatgcttcaaaacaaaatatgtgttccATACAAATTGTCAGTAACCTCAAAATGCAAAGTCTCTTGAGCTGTGTTTCACATGGTGTTTTGAGAATGTCATCTCGGTTTCAAGAAATGAGCCAAACcaattgaaaaataaacaataaatcgacttcagtttgttcaaaacGTGTACCGCCGTGCCACCAAGAGATATAAGTTCAAAATATAACCAGTTGATTTCATCTGTTTAGAGTATTAGACAGACGTTTGTGTGAGTTTGGCTCATCTCTCCCCTGCATTCCTAAGGCAACAGCCACATTTACAAACGAAAAGATGCTAATTGGAGCCATCAGAGTCGCCAGTTTGGACAAAGGGTGTTTTGACCCTCTTTCAGGACTTCGGGGGAGGTAGAAATTCCTGGGACTTCCAGTGCCAAGtcattcctaattgttgtttagttcagctttaactttaccATGATTTCatgtagattattttagctactattttgactgtcttagctcatgttaaGATATgattagtttcatgattttatttagattatcttatatttcatttagattatacatgattgatgtttttacttctgtatcgcTATAGTTGATATGATGTttttcaatcaatcaaatcaatcaaattttatttgtatagcacatttcagcagcaaggcatttcaaggtgctttacataattaaaaaacaaaataaaaacagcatgtgacaatgaataaacagtaagaaagagaaaaacaacgaagacatcaaaaacccacaCTCTAACCCTTTTTATTTGTAGTTGATTCTGCActtgattgttgtttctgttgtaaagcactttgaatcgccttgttgcagaaaagtgctatataaataaatctcacttcacttcactattTCAAAAGTCACTGCATTCCCTTTaatgtccagcagggggcggcaTACCAAATAGTATATTGCCTCTGATTTTTTTACTCTAACTATCCACTGGATTCAAATCTACTTTAACACAAAACAGTGCCTTTATCAATACCAATCCTACATAGGATAAAAGAGGAGATCATTAAAGAGGGTATGCATTAAAATAGAACTATTTTGGGAACCACTACTTTAGAAAATGCAATAAGGAACACGGTCTAAAAACACTaaagtttttctcttctttgtttcattttttctaCATACTTATCCAGgcctggaaaacacaaaaaacaaattccatatttttgcataatttttgAGACTCTGCAGCTTAATCAGGGTAGTCACAATCAAGCAAAAGTTCTTTAAAGCTGGTCATTTTCTGTGGCCGGTAATAAATAGCACAAACTCATTAGCTCGTTCGGAAAACTGATAATAAAGCTGCATCAAATCTACATGATTTACTTTTATAGTAtgttaaccctcctgtggcctttgggtcaaatggacccaaagttacatgGGCTTCTTATCCTCTATTCAgttatgagggcttcaggagggttaacaGATTTAGCTTCAGGAGACAAATGCTGCGTAGCTGCAAACCTACCTTTTCTGTACATCAGAAGATAAGCCGTGCTCGACCTGAGATGGAGTGAAAACACACAAGACAGCAGCAGGTCAACATCAGCAGGAGGCAGAATCACTAAAGACAACATTAGATGTAAAAACACGTCTCCCTCCTCACTGACCTTATTGAGTTTGTTTCTAATTCATATTTTTGCTTAacctgaaagaagaaaacagtctCAGAAACGTTTTGCTTTTCAAGGtagtaaacatttaaactggtgaggattaaaaaaaaaaaaaatcagccttaCACTTTTAACAGTGTCGTCATTGAAGCAGTACCAGTTTCCAGTTTCAAAAGATTTGATGTCTGCGGTGTAGTGACCTCCTGTCAGATAGCCACAGTGATGAACGACAGCGTAGAGGTCATACCTGCAgttctgaggagaaaaaaaatatcaatttaacCCACTAAAAGTCCATTTAAAACCGGGTTTGTGTCGACCCTTCGATACCTGAAGGTTTAGAGTTCGGACCACATCAGCTTTGCACTGAAGCTTGATGTAGCCTCTCCATCTGTAATCAAAGGTGAACCTTTTCAGCAGCAGCGTCAGAACGTCTGGACTTCGGATCAGCTCGTATTTCTGCAtcgcacaaacacaagcaactGCATGTACGGGAGGCAGACTCTGTTctcctttaaaactgttttttcttttaaatatgcaaGCCTTACAGTATCTGCATCCTGCTTTTTCTTGCAACTGTTGCAGAACATCTGGTTCTCTTTGCTGACTTTTTGGACCTTAAAGAAATCCTCCAACCCGTGCAGCTGGGAACAGAGACGGTTcatttttcaagttattttgGTTCCAAACACGTAAAACGCTGTCCAGATCAAAGAAAATGTATTACCACGCTGTAGCTTTTACGGCTTGAAGTGTCCATTGAAAGAGGCAGAACCCAGAAGAAGCTTCTGAAATGGTTTGTGTTGTTGCACTTGCAACACGTGGTTTCATGATTCAGCTCTCCTCTGAAGATCTGAACAGAGGAGTAAAAATACTGCGGTGAATATTACACCTGAAATAAGCTCTTAGTGTAAAACCTTCTCTAGTAGGTTCAGTTCGCTAACTTGCTGATGCAAGCATTTACATTTCAGAAGTACAGATGTCTCATCACTCGGTACCTAAAGGATTTCTACTTCAGAACATTTTACTTGGTGCTTGCAATAGAAATGCATAGGAAGCAATGCTTTACAGCTACAGTAATCTCCAACACATGCTGAGAGCTAACAAACTGAtaactcatttttaaaactcaagatTATCGCGACAGCTAGCTTGAcaaacggctataactcagtcaaattcagagatattgagttaaaatttggtgtgatagtaccCGACAGTAGAActtaacacacactctgagtgccAGCAGATCATTCAGAGTACTATCAGTGGTAACAGATTTCTAATTActactttttttgtattcaacGATGCTTCAGCTACTTTGGGAAATGGCAACAACtctgtgagttttacagatgttgagctaatcTGGTCCTTTGACTACTAACCGAGTGGCAGGCACCATCAGAATTTCTTTAGGAgttcttttttggttttcttattCACTATAAAAGCCACATTTTAACACATATAACAGTTTTCTGACATTCATTTAGCTCAGAGGGTGACCTATTGCTTACTGTTTGTCCACCCCAAACATTTGAGGAAACTATggtttctagttttattttgcttaaaagtatagtttcctcaaataaattggatggatggatggatggatggatggatggatggatggatggatggatggatggatggatggatgccaTCTTGGTATTTAAACCCAATTTTCAATAGAGACCTTCCTTATCCCGCCACGCATCCACACATCAAAATGGAAGTCAGTACGTTTCTTATTTTTCCAAGTTATCCAGCTCACAAGATGACCCGGACGGACAGACGGTGTTTCCAAGTCCCCTCTACGCTTTGCGACGGGGGGACAAACATGAGCTACAGCAAATGAACATGAATATAAAGAGGAATATACCTTAGAGGCCTCTGAACTGCTCCGACAAAGAATCTTCTCAAAGTACTCGGCGGCATCACGCTGTTCATACACTGAGGAGAGAGgtgagtggaaaaacaaaatgtgattcaACGCAGCTTCTTTAGACTCACATGACGCCCATTAAAGCAGGACCTTACCATCTGTGATGCCCAGCTGTTTTAtgatgttgtgtgttttggcgTTTGTTCTCTCTAAGCCACAGAACAGCTCTCCCAGGTGTTGGTCAAGAGACGCTGAATGTTTACTGCAGCGTCTGAGGCACAGTTAGAAGCATCAGCGCCATgaatctaaaaatgtttttcattaaaagaagCATAGCAAAAATCCAAAGTCGAATCCTGTCAAACCTTTTCACAGCCTCTCGAAAGTCTGCCGTCATGAAAAGAACCTGAAGGACGCTGTTCAGATAACATGTCAGACCAGGACTCTTCAGGCCATAAtaatctgtgaaaaacaaaaacaaataactgtCCCATTAACTGAACGTAACCTGCGTGATTTTCACGTGGTTTCAGTTCACTCGACACCACCCACCCGAGATGGACAAGTCCTCCAGTTTCCTGACGAACAGCTTGACACGGTCTCGGTCCATTCTGCTGGAGTGCACGTAACAGTCCAGACATTTTTGCATCTGAAGATCCTTTTACACATCCAAATTCATCCTGTTGAGACACAACGGACGCAGCAGGCGTTAATATATATATCAGAcaaattcacaaagaaaaattaCCAGCAGGGTTTGCTCCAAAAAGGGGAGTGATTTACTATCATTTTACACTGactgctttaaaataatatattttgttttacttgttcttttagcacacagagagacaaacacgTCACACTAATAAACCAATGGCAGCAGCACAGATGGGTCACAAAGAACGTgtatttcagaaacatttttgttgctttaaataaaaggtttaaggGTTAATTTAAAGCGTTATAATCTAGAAGCAGGTTAACAGTTTAAAAGCTGCATCTCAAcgtgtagcactcagagtacgtgttgcgaccgactctcagctactgccacaccaaagttgactaagttacagccattgttgtgtttcctgaagtcagttagctgtggcggccatcttgaatttggttgactcctaAATCGAATTGgctgtagaggtacatctaatgattgctttctgagctTGTCCTTAAAATGTGTCCACTGGTTtagtttgctaacaaacatggGCAACAAAAACGCATCACATTTGTAATGaagggctttttttaaatctgtaatgCCCAATAATATTCAATTTGCTGCTGCTTTGAAAACAATACATGACAACAAACACCAGAGTCATAAAGCACgatttatatgttttaaaccACAACCATTCAAATTagaatagttttgttttttattgtataaacaaaagtaaacactTTCGTATTTGAGCACAGATTTCAGGTCAGTGAACGCATCACCCGCATTCTTGGCTGTTATGGAAACACGAGCAGCTTCTCCTTCGTTCCTACCCCCCGCCTCATTTTATacaccaaattaaaacaaagtgagaaaCTATAAAGAGCTTATCACGGATTCAGAGACAGTATAGGGCTGCTGCTCTTCCAATAAAAACAGCTAGTGTTACTGGAGGGTAAAACATGAGGATACTCACCGAGCAGGCAGCCTATCTGATTCTCTTCCGGCTGCTCATATTTCACTTTCGGTTATAAACACTCCGAAGAGGAAGGAGCCGctcaacacacagacacacacacagctgcaatCGTACACAGGCACACgaaacttttaacaaaaacttttaattcTGGTCATCATTTCTCCTTCAGAACCGACGGAGTTTCAAACGGAGCTTTTCTACTTCCGGTTAGAGTAGGAAGCTTAAAGGGGAAGCTCCGAAAAACTACAAACCGACTTCAAGGTAAGACAGAAACGCTTTTTATATAAGAATGTGTTGTTATAACACATCACACTTCCTCAGCAAGGCCGAGCTCAATTTGTGGCACtctctccacttcctgtttctgaacTAAAACAGCTTAATCACGAAATGTGTGTTATTTCATACCTTCACGAGCCTAAATTAGTTTAAATATGACTGTAAACTGGCCCAGTTGACATTGTTTTGGTCTTTTCCCACAAACtgaaacagttcaaataaaaatgtttttagctctgccataatatttttttattacataaaggAAATCTTAACTTTACTGGAATATGTCAGCTTGGATTAACAGGAAATCCCCTGGAtgagtcagttttattgtttgcctTAAATGTTTGCTGTGCCAACTGTATGAGTCTCCACTTGTCTGAGATCAGCATTTAAACATCTGCAATCCTTTATCTGTCTTTATCCAGAAAATATTTAGACCTTGTCAGCATTACCATTACATACAGAAATGTTTCCTTTCCTGAAGCTCTCGGTCTGGTGACTCAATGTTCTGGCAGCTGTGTTTCAGAGGTATGAATGTTATTTAGGCTGGTTACTTCATCTGCGTGTTTGTTCTTTAGCAGTTCTCGTCTAGATTGTAAGTCTTAGCTCCACGTTAGAACATTATTCCACCTTTTTAAAGCTCGTAAAACTTTATAAACGCTGAATATAAGCAAAATCAACTATGCGGGTAATAACAatccataaaacacattttacatgcCTTTTATTtacctggatggatggatggattcctGAAAGTGTCTCTGATGGTCTCAGAGGTCTTTGTCCTCTTCTCGAGCCTAAACCGATCAGCCACATCATTATGACCACTGAGAGGTAGAGTAACACTGCTAAACCAGATGCTGTGCActgctctgttttaaaaacctgcacCCTGATGATTACTAGTACTGCAGAAGATACTGAGTTGAAGAACTTCTTGTTTCGATTTATTTTCAGACACTGCTCATCTGCTATAGATACTTTTAAGACCtgacttcttcttttgtcctccactcatccagtttgctcatttttttcatCACACACATAAAATATGCTGTTTTTGGCTCATAGGTTGTTTTAGGAAGCCACCTTCTTGttgcaaaaatatgtttatgttaaACTGTTGTCTATATAGttgatatgtttgtttgtttttttcgagttttttttttttaattgtaacaaaaaaatatgaatgcaGCTTatgttttctgattatttttgttttgttttctcagaatCAAAATGAGCCTTCAGGAGCAGGAAGCAGCGGAGAAGAAATACGACCCTCTTGACAGCACGCTGAAGTTCGTCGACAGGGGGGACGACCTGGACCCAGTGTGTAAGATTTGTGTCCTCCTTGACGGACTTTGAAGACTAAATAAAACGAACACAAGTTAGatgggtttgggttttttttaacacacattataaaccaaaataaataaatacatcttcAGCTcataagttgtttttctttatatgtgCTGCTTAATGGTTTTATAATATGTGAATCCCAAATCACAGCTGTTACATCTTATCTAAAGATGCATTTTTGCTCCCCTCAGCCTCAGAGTTTACCTCTCTCCGAGCTGAAATGTCCTGTGGTCACGCCGTCACTCCTGATTCTCTGACGCTGTGGTGTCGCAGCCAGCTGGACGAGGTATCTGAACCCTTTGAGAGATCGTTTAATCCCGATTATTTATCAGACTGACAGGGAGACGGTGGCTACGTGGtgtcaaataatgaaaaatggaatCTCGAAAGATTCAGTTTCGCATCCCGTTGAGCCTAATTGATtatcatctttgtttttgttttgttttttaaaggggaATTATAAATTCAGGTGTCCTGCGTTGCTGGAAGGCACCAAACAGTGCAATAAGGAGTGGTCGTACCAGGAGGTGCGCAGACTGGCTGATTTGAATGTTGAGGAAATGCAGCATTTTGAGGAGATGATGGCTCGTTTGGCTTTAGGAGAATACTGTGAGGTTCAGCCGGTGAGTGGTCCTGTGGCTGATGAGGGATTTCAGAATATATTTTCTTatgattcattcatttcaaACCAAACCGAATGGATCTAAATATTCCTGGTGgcctttttgtttacatttcagtgCCCAAAGTGCAAGACCAACGTGGAGAGGAAGAATTCGTCCAACCTGTGTGTCAAGTGTGTCGTTTGCACCGCCGATCAGAAGAAGTCCTATCAGTTCTGCTGGCAGTGCCTGAAAAAGTGGAAGGACCCGGGAGATCGATCGGGCCGCTGCGGCAACGACGGCTGCGTCAACAAGGACCTGGAGATTCTGCAGACGTGCAAATCCATCAGCCTGCCTGAAGTAAAAGGAGTCACCAGCTGCCCCTCGGTCCGAGCCTGCCCCGTGTGCGGCATGAAGGCGGAACACAACCAGAAGTTCTGCAAGAACGTGGTGTGTCCGCGCTGCCGCCACGAATTCTGCTTTGTGTGCCTGAAACTAAAGCGAGTGTGTTCTCAGACCAGCTCACCGTACAATATCTGCCCCAGCGGCGTGGCTCCGAGGCAGACCTCTATCCCTGTGTGGAAGAAACAAGAATGACAAGGAAGTAGTTTCTTTTGGGAGGGGGTTTGATGAACAGTTCCACAAGAAATGGGTTGAGGAATTCTACAAATACCAGAAAAGGCCTTGAAGCAAACATATAAACGAAATGTTGcaaacatctcagctttaaaacattataaagatcttttgttatttattcttttcttcctcctcttctggaCTTCATAGGAATCAAAAGAACATTTGTAACTTAAATACTTGTAAAGTCTTAGATTTAAGATTAAGATGAGAAAAATCTGACTTCATTTTagatttctgtcaaaaaaaactttcatagACCTGATCGTGagatttgtagtttattttgtctACAAATGAAATGTAGGATGTTAATAAAtcttatcaaaataaatattttatgtctGGATTTCTAAACTAAAAGTTGCTCAtgtagacaaaataaaatgtgtctaaCAGGCTGCAggcaaaaatgtttgtaaatgtaagattttatgaatattttt contains the following coding sequences:
- the LOC108245936 gene encoding uncharacterized protein DDB_G0292642 isoform X2 — encoded protein: MSCGHAVTPDSLTLWCRSQLDEGNYKFRCPALLEGTKQCNKEWSYQEVRRLADLNVEEMQHFEEMMARLALGEYCEVQPCPKCKTNVERKNSSNLCVKCVVCTADQKKSYQFCWQCLKKWKDPGDRSGRCGNDGCVNKDLEILQTCKSISLPEVKGVTSCPSVRACPVCGMKAEHNQKFCKNVVCPRCRHEFCFVCLKLKRVCSQTSSPYNICPSGVAPRQTSIPVWKKQE
- the LOC108245934 gene encoding ubiquitin carboxyl-terminal hydrolase 48 isoform X1, which encodes MQKCLDCYVHSSRMDRDRVKLFVRKLEDLSISDYYGLKSPGLTCYLNSVLQVLFMTADFREAVKRRCSKHSASLDQHLGELFCGLERTNAKTHNIIKQLGITDVYEQRDAAEYFEKILCRSSSEASKIFRGELNHETTCCKCNNTNHFRSFFWVLPLSMDTSSRKSYSVLHGLEDFFKVQKVSKENQMFCNSCKKKQDADTKYELIRSPDVLTLLLKRFTFDYRWRGYIKLQCKADVVRTLNLQNCRYDLYAVVHHCGYLTGGHYTADIKSFETGNWYCFNDDTVKSVKQKYELETNSIRSSTAYLLMYRKVGDGRDPKAQRGHSNVQTEDRRDESNPSYSLVSDHRPNTESCRGGDFKGLDGDVISDGVFERNGAGSVRRENNQSKQIAELEGQWWDGWLQKDAEAEGQQQDANNYMCHEKTEKTSDVHLGTNSSRRTFLQNHNSVFEGQILAKITEKLYNITKPDVSYQNPTGNTIKSEQPEVFSNQTEAAAAAGMQDKSMKLREKTYVRDVGYSTLKTRDVYSPVSSAKESSLKRNKMQKQPVVAADNKYQTLKAVRKGEKTVSQTEKRSVKKSETKEPRNPWK
- the LOC108245936 gene encoding uncharacterized protein DDB_G0292642 isoform X1, with the protein product MSLQEQEAAEKKYDPLDSTLKFVDRGDDLDPVSSEFTSLRAEMSCGHAVTPDSLTLWCRSQLDEGNYKFRCPALLEGTKQCNKEWSYQEVRRLADLNVEEMQHFEEMMARLALGEYCEVQPCPKCKTNVERKNSSNLCVKCVVCTADQKKSYQFCWQCLKKWKDPGDRSGRCGNDGCVNKDLEILQTCKSISLPEVKGVTSCPSVRACPVCGMKAEHNQKFCKNVVCPRCRHEFCFVCLKLKRVCSQTSSPYNICPSGVAPRQTSIPVWKKQE
- the LOC108245934 gene encoding ubiquitin carboxyl-terminal hydrolase 47 isoform X3, which translates into the protein MQKCLDCYVHSSRMDRDRVKLFVRKLEDLSISDYYGLKSPGLTCYLNSVLQVLFMTADFREAVKRRCSKHSASLDQHLGELFCGLERTNAKTHNIIKQLGITDVYEQRDAAEYFEKILCRSSSEASKIFRGELNHETTCCKCNNTNHFRSFFWVLPLSMDTSSRKSYSVLHGLEDFFKVQKVSKENQMFCNSCKKKQDADTKYELIRSPDVLTLLLKRFTFDYRWRGYIKLQCKADVVRTLNLQNCRYDLYAVVHHCGYLTGGHYTADIKSFETGNWYCFNDDTVKSVKQKYELETNSIRSSTAYLLMYRKETRCRGPLNRHWS